From Xiphophorus couchianus chromosome 23, X_couchianus-1.0, whole genome shotgun sequence, one genomic window encodes:
- the fgfbp1a gene encoding fibroblast growth factor-binding protein 1 — protein sequence MALLTNIAILMVLACISHQMMLGSCQRIHGHRGRGDRGHRKERSELSRVKTAGGKLVTKDGSRCTWTAIENDPLFLFITCKTGENSFICSYIGRPALCPQYTSKTLLYWKQIARALKKQNSLCHNEKLLVRAGMCKQAPREAHFRLVVTQKAATPLPYIPAAPDTDAKSCLPKNKKLAKEFCSDSWSSVCTFFSTMVNNYDC from the coding sequence ATGGCTCTCCTCACCAACATAGCCATCCTGATGGTGCTCGCTTGTATTTCCCATCAGATGATGTTGGGCAGCTGTCAGAGGATCCACGGACACAGAGGACGGGGGGACAGAGGACATCGCAAGGAAAGATCAGAACTGAGCCGTGTGAAAACTGCTGGAGGCAAACTGGTCACAAAAGATGGTTCACGTTGCACCTGGACTGCAATAGAAAATGATCCATTGTTTCTCTTCATTACTTGCAAAACTGGCGAAAACAGCTTCATCTGTAGTTATATTGGCAGACCAGCTCTTTGTCCCCAATATACATCCAAAACTTTACTCTACTGGAAGCAGATTGCCAGGGCTCTGAAGAAGCAAAACAGCCTGTGTCATAATGAAAAGTTACTGGTGAGGGCAGGCATGTGCAAACAAGCCCCCAGAGAGGCTCACTTTAGGCTCGTAGTTACCCAGAAGGCGGCGACTCCCTTGCCTTACATTCCAGCAGCTCCAGACACAGACGCCAAATCCTGCCTGCCTAAGAACAAGAAACTGGCCAAAGAGTTCTGCAGTGACTCCTGGTCTagtgtttgcacatttttttccaccatgGTGAACAATTATGATTGCTGA